One genomic segment of candidate division KSB1 bacterium includes these proteins:
- a CDS encoding MTH1187 family thiamine-binding protein codes for MMVELSIVPVSREAHLGAAVAAAVKIIHESGLEYRLTPMGTVIVGEWEPVMAVVRRCHDAVRQQHDRVLTRIKIDDFKGQERLPEEKVQAVEKILGFAVRK; via the coding sequence ATGATGGTTGAGCTCAGCATCGTGCCGGTGAGCCGGGAAGCCCACCTCGGTGCGGCAGTCGCGGCCGCGGTCAAGATCATCCATGAAAGCGGTCTGGAATATCGTCTGACACCGATGGGTACGGTGATCGTCGGTGAATGGGAGCCGGTCATGGCCGTGGTGCGCCGCTGTCACGACGCCGTGCGGCAGCAGCATGATCGCGTCCTGACCCGCATCAAAATCGACGATTTCAAGGGACAGGAACGGCTGCCGGAGGAGAAAGTGCAGGCGGTGGAAAAAATCCTGGGATTTGCCGTGCGCAAGTGA
- a CDS encoding molybdenum cofactor biosynthesis protein MoaE, translating into MIALTDKPIDLAELLAQVDDHGSGGVVVFLGRVRDHSRGQQVTGLEYEAYDSMALRQMQKIAEEARRRWPVRKLAIAHRLGRLALGEVSVAIAVACTHRADAFAACRFVIDTIKHAVPIWKKEFRPDGSYWVEGCQAHSVPQAARDSQTQREDTVT; encoded by the coding sequence ATGATTGCCCTGACCGACAAACCCATTGATCTGGCGGAGCTGCTGGCACAGGTGGATGACCACGGCAGCGGTGGTGTCGTCGTCTTTCTCGGGCGGGTGCGTGATCATTCCCGGGGACAACAGGTCACCGGCCTGGAGTATGAGGCCTATGACAGCATGGCCCTGAGGCAGATGCAGAAAATCGCAGAAGAGGCCCGGCGGCGCTGGCCGGTGCGCAAGCTGGCCATCGCGCACCGCCTGGGCCGGCTCGCGCTCGGCGAGGTGAGCGTGGCCATTGCGGTGGCGTGCACGCATCGCGCCGATGCCTTTGCCGCCTGCCGTTTTGTGATCGACACGATCAAACATGCCGTGCCCATTTGGAAAAAGGAATTTCGCCCGGACGGCAGCTACTGGGTCGAGGGCTGTCAGGCACACAGCGTGCCCCAGGCTGCGCGCGATTCTCAAACGCAACGAGAGGATACTGTGACATGA
- a CDS encoding MoaD/ThiS family protein: MKIRILLYAGLREAVGSREIEMELPGPLTPLEIAERLAAQYPRLGPHLKTLAFAVDGEFVPARVVLTQARELALLPPVSGGEQST; encoded by the coding sequence ATGAAAATTCGGATTCTCCTGTATGCCGGTTTGCGCGAGGCCGTGGGCAGCCGCGAAATCGAAATGGAACTGCCCGGCCCGCTGACGCCGCTGGAAATTGCCGAACGACTCGCCGCACAATATCCCCGGTTGGGCCCGCATCTCAAAACCCTCGCGTTTGCAGTGGACGGCGAATTTGTGCCGGCCCGGGTGGTGCTCACTCAGGCGCGCGAACTGGCGCTGCTGCCGCCGGTGAGTGGCGGCGAACAAAGCACTTGA
- a CDS encoding LON peptidase substrate-binding domain-containing protein has protein sequence MATIVLPIFPLPNVVFFPKILLPLHIFEPRYKQMVNDALEHERQIGMILLKDGGGRDSAGLPAVYRIGCMGRIEAYERLPEGRFNILLHGLRRFELVRFVKDKPYRIAVVNLLDDTPSARETHEQLRARDHLLERFFTYFNQVLGIDLDDNRWDRSASLEMVVNQVAAILDIPVSDKQQLLEMPAVEKRLDVVQGIVDGRLNYAAKLRQVVASMRVVPEDPELN, from the coding sequence ATGGCGACAATTGTTTTGCCCATTTTCCCGCTGCCCAATGTCGTCTTCTTTCCCAAGATCCTGTTGCCGCTGCATATCTTCGAGCCGCGGTACAAACAAATGGTAAACGACGCCCTGGAGCATGAGCGCCAGATCGGCATGATTCTTCTCAAGGATGGTGGCGGTCGTGACAGCGCCGGCCTGCCGGCGGTTTATCGCATTGGTTGCATGGGCCGCATCGAAGCCTACGAGCGTCTGCCCGAGGGCCGCTTCAACATCCTGTTGCACGGCTTGCGCCGTTTCGAGCTGGTCCGATTCGTGAAAGACAAGCCCTATCGCATTGCGGTGGTCAATCTGCTGGATGACACGCCCTCAGCGCGCGAGACCCATGAGCAGTTGCGCGCACGCGATCATTTGCTCGAACGTTTCTTCACCTATTTCAATCAAGTGCTGGGCATCGACCTGGATGACAATCGCTGGGACCGCAGCGCCTCGCTCGAAATGGTGGTTAATCAAGTCGCCGCGATCCTCGATATCCCCGTAAGCGACAAGCAGCAACTGCTGGAAATGCCGGCCGTGGAAAAGCGGCTGGACGTGGTGCAGGGCATCGTCGACGGCCGCCTGAATTATGCCGCGAAACTGCGCCAGGTGGTGGCCAGCATGCGCGTCGTGCCGGAGGATCCCGAACTCAACTGA
- the queG gene encoding tRNA epoxyqueuosine(34) reductase QueG, producing MSNAMTAGLKEELQALAAAQGCELFGVAPAAFFEELHHYPGWLAAGYAGEMAYLHRQLPGRMDVRRLLPEARSVIVIGVVYHTPQPLSIARREPGRGWISRYAWGDDYHEILRRKLVALHEFLSARLGEAYQGRFYTDTGPLLDRVFAKYAGLGWFGKNTNLINQRLGSWFFIGELITNLALPVDAPPPDRCGSCTRCLEACPTQAFVAPYVLDASRCISYLTIELRGAIPEELRAPLGMHLFGCDICQDVCPWNRKAATTADPAFSPRPGLLAPSLQQMAEMSEEDFRRRFTHSPVKRAKWRGLMRNVLLAIGNSGLPGLRRVAERFCDHPDAVLAEAAHWACTRLARIVVAGPLRGGCKSVTASTPVPEP from the coding sequence ATGTCCAATGCGATGACCGCCGGTCTGAAGGAAGAACTGCAGGCACTGGCCGCCGCCCAGGGTTGTGAGTTGTTCGGTGTCGCACCGGCTGCGTTCTTTGAAGAGCTGCATCATTATCCCGGCTGGCTGGCGGCCGGCTATGCCGGCGAGATGGCTTATTTGCACCGGCAACTGCCCGGTCGCATGGACGTGCGTCGTCTGCTGCCCGAGGCCAGGTCCGTAATTGTCATCGGTGTGGTTTATCATACGCCGCAGCCGCTCTCCATTGCCAGACGCGAACCGGGCCGTGGCTGGATTTCACGCTACGCCTGGGGTGATGACTATCATGAGATTCTGCGCCGCAAACTGGTCGCGCTGCATGAGTTTCTCTCGGCGCGCCTGGGCGAGGCTTATCAAGGCCGCTTTTACACCGACACCGGGCCGCTGCTCGACCGGGTGTTTGCCAAATATGCCGGCCTGGGCTGGTTCGGCAAGAATACCAATCTCATCAACCAGCGCCTGGGCAGTTGGTTCTTCATCGGCGAGCTGATCACCAATCTGGCGCTGCCGGTGGATGCGCCGCCCCCCGACCGCTGCGGCAGTTGCACGCGCTGCCTGGAGGCCTGTCCGACACAGGCATTCGTTGCGCCCTATGTGCTGGACGCCAGCCGCTGCATCTCTTACTTGACCATCGAACTGCGTGGTGCCATACCGGAGGAATTACGGGCACCGCTCGGCATGCATCTCTTCGGCTGTGATATATGCCAGGACGTGTGCCCCTGGAACCGCAAGGCCGCGACCACGGCAGACCCTGCGTTTTCCCCGCGGCCGGGGTTGCTGGCGCCCTCCCTGCAACAAATGGCGGAAATGAGCGAGGAGGACTTTCGCCGGCGCTTCACGCATTCGCCGGTGAAACGCGCCAAATGGCGCGGTCTGATGCGCAACGTGCTGCTCGCCATCGGCAACAGCGGGCTGCCGGGTTTGCGGCGGGTGGCGGAACGCTTCTGCGATCATCCTGATGCGGTGCTGGCCGAGGCCGCGCACTGGGCCTGTACGCGCCTGGCGCGGATTGTCGTCGCCGGCCCGCTGAGAGGAGGGTGCAAGTCCGTCACGGCATCCACCCCTGTTCCCGAACCATAA
- a CDS encoding Rieske (2Fe-2S) protein, giving the protein MSDFVTVCKAEDLPVGAVRKVEVQGRTIVLYNVGGQLYATEQECLHRQGPLEEGELQGTVITCPWHGWQYDVTTGEYLGNRARKLKTYAVRSRNGEVQVAL; this is encoded by the coding sequence ATGAGTGATTTCGTTACAGTCTGTAAAGCAGAGGATCTCCCGGTCGGCGCCGTGCGCAAAGTGGAAGTGCAGGGCCGGACGATCGTGCTCTATAATGTCGGCGGCCAACTTTACGCTACCGAGCAGGAATGCCTCCACCGCCAGGGCCCGCTCGAAGAGGGCGAGCTGCAGGGTACCGTCATCACCTGTCCATGGCATGGCTGGCAGTACGACGTCACCACCGGCGAGTATCTCGGCAACCGCGCCCGCAAACTCAAAACCTACGCGGTGCGCAGCCGCAACGGGGAAGTGCAAGTCGCGCTGTGA